In Daphnia magna isolate NIES linkage group LG5, ASM2063170v1.1, whole genome shotgun sequence, a single genomic region encodes these proteins:
- the LOC116923748 gene encoding delta and Notch-like epidermal growth factor-related receptor — protein sequence MAATHLLLAVLAIVLTASASSNGGGLTTPDAVAGVVGATASGLFNIRPLSIFTGHCNASIARGATIWKPIPGVVDIFFPKVKPPRCANPSACSLINSSLHANVILQPGDSLRLTFDLDFSSSAGERDDPPVTKMLPTTDSPRAATTTATPTTASTATPIATDEMTTPDAISSKESVVLKRYPRQAVAGPTNAAVAAPTQLPIQKSNVVAERVRLMTQAENNQGKKMSVNGSSSPAMPTVSNIVTLYKVNGEAFESCDIANSQRIGQVKSQDPESHTGVITLPPGLLSIADNFFLGRSVRWGGECLKMKVSVKTANCGDRDQCTNNGVCHATSSTASFQCSCCESANVNEFCGPSNLCAYNPCQNEGVCIRVQQNKDDLFRCLCLPGYEGKFCEEQFNACDSMVCHNGGSCLIAHDGRAHCSCPSGFVGLHCEEELTGCDSSPCVHGICVDQTHGYRCFCQPGFGGPECNFEYNECESNPCGNGGTCLDRVGEFQCICPSGYAGSRCETQVNLCEPNPCGLNQKCIDHGTNISCECIPGLDLALCAEMNSACHPNPCLRGGTCWVSSGSFFCACKPGLTGDRCQDLVTIGNKAEHHEVIRGSVGHYGLSSSELELKTPLPLHLDHTHSVYVAVGTLISAVVVVVIAVMACYCRTHEPSKWSPAARLPFLCRDYRNSSSPVKEDQGMDVPLAVAMETETFQQRKFESLHPTQCQVYWSDARRDAAVLD from the exons atggcggcaaCTCATCTTTTGTTGGCTGTGTTGGCCATTGTTTTGACGGCGTCAGCTTCTTCGAATGGCGGTGGTCTTACGACGCCGGATGCAGTCGCTGGAGTGGTTGGAGCAACGGCGTCAGGGCTCTTCAACATCCGGCCTCTGAGCATCTTCACGGGTCACTGTAATGCATCCATTGCCAGAGGAGCAACCATCTGGAAGCCGATCCCCGGTGTTGTTGATATCTTCTTTCCCAAAGTG AAACCTCCTCGGTGCGCTAATCCATCAGCTTGTTCACTCATCAATTCGTCGTTGCACGCCAATGTTATCCTCCAGCCGGGCGACTCGTTGCGGCTCACCTTCGATTTGGATTTCTCCTCTTCGGCCGGTGAACGAGACGATCCACCCGTCACGAAGATGTTGCCCACAACCGATTCACCCCGAGCAGCCACCACTACAGCGACCCCAACAACTG CATCCACTGCCACGCCCATTGCTACCGACGAGATGACCACGCCCGACGCCATAAGCAGCAAAGAATCGGTCGTGTTGAAACGTTACCCGAGACAGGCTGTCGCTGGGCCGACAAACGCGGCCGTCGCTGCTCCGACGCAGTTGCCCATCCAGAAGAGTAATGTGGTAGCTGAACGGGTCCGTTTGATGACTCAAGCGGAAAATAATCAAGGCAAGAAAATGTCGGTCAACGGCAGCAGCAGCCCGGCCATGCCGACAGTCAGCAATATCGTGACGCTGTACAAAGTGAACGGTGAAGCGTTCGAATCGTGCGACATTGCCAACAGCCAACGCATCGGACAAGTCAAAAGCCAAGACCCTGAATCGCACACGGGTGTCATTACTTTACCACCTGGCCTGTTATCGATCGCCGACAACTTTTTCTTAG gGCGATCCGTGCGCTGGGGTGGCGAGTGTCTAAAGATGAAAGTTTCCGTCAAAACGGCAAACTGTGGAGATCGGGATCAGTGTACCAACAACGGCGTCTGTCACGCCACATCATCCACG GCTTCGTTCCAGTGCTCCTGTTGCGAATCGGCCAACGTCAACGAATTTTGCGG GCCATCGAATTTGTGCGCGTACAATCCGTGCCAGAACGAAGGCGTTTGCATCCGCGTCCAGCAGAATAAAGATGACCTTTTCCGCTGTCTCTGCTTACCTG gcTACGAAGGCAAGTTTTGCGAAGAGCAATTCAATGCCTGCGATTCGATGGTTTGCCATAATGGGGGCTCCTGCTTGATCGCTCACGACGGCCGTGCTCATTGCTCGTGCCCGTCTGGCTTTGTTGGTCTCCACTGCGAGGAAGAATTGACCGGATGCGATTCGTCCCCCTGCGTTCACGGCATTTGCGTCGACCAGACGCACGGATACCGATGTTTCTGCCAACCAG GATTTGGTGGACCCGAATGCAACTTCGAGTATAACGAATGCGAATCCAATCCGTGTGGCAACGGTGGTACGTGCCTGGACCGAGTGGGCGAATTCCAGTGCATTTGCCCGTCTGGTTACGCTGGATCACGTTGTGAAACTCAG GTGAATTTGTGCGAACCGAATCCTTGCGGACTCAATCAAAAATGCATCGATCACGGAACCAATATCAGCTGCGAATGTATTCCAGGCCTGGATCTAGCCCTTTGCGCCGAGATGAACTCG gcatgtCATCCGAACCCTTGCCTGCGTGGCGGGACCTGCTGGGTCAGCAGCGGGAGTTTCTTCTGCGCTTGCAAGCCTGGACTAACTGGCGATCGATGTCAAG ATCTGGTGACGATCGGTAACAAAGCCGAACATCACGAAGTGATCCGTGGCTCAGTCGGCCATTACGGCCTCAGCAGCAGCGAACTGGAACTGAAGACGCCGTTGCCCCTCCATTTGGATCACACGCATAGTGTCTACGTGGCTGTTGGCACGCTCATCTCGGCCGTCGTTGTCGTCGTTATCGCG GTTATGGCTTGCTACTGTCGGACGCACGAACCTTCCAAATGGTCGCCAGCAGCACGGCTGCCTTTCCTCTGCCGAGATTATCGCAATTCATCGTCGCCCGTTAAAGAGGATCAAGG GATGGACGTGCCGTTGGCCGTTGCCATGGAGACGGAAACCTTCCAGCAACGCAAATTTGAAAGCCTCCATCCCACTCAGTGCCAAGTGTATTGGAGCGACGCTCGCCGCGACGCTGCCGTCCTCGACTGA